A genome region from Desulfonatronum thiosulfatophilum includes the following:
- a CDS encoding HAD family hydrolase: MTQTRTDSHLLSKSLYDAVIFDMDGVVTDTASLHGKAWKEMFDQFLEYHARQTGRQQAPFDLGHDYLQYVDGKPRFDGVRSFLASRGIALPEGSLEAPPGVDSVHALGNKKNALFGKMLEDEGAVAYPGTVQLIQKLHQAGMKTAIISSSKNAEKILRSAKVLDLFEAKVDGVDSLRLGIPGKPAPEIFLQAARELGAEPKRAVVVEDAISGVQAGEAGGFGLVVGVNRGSDPEDLRNNGAHIVVSDLSELDVSAT, translated from the coding sequence ATGACCCAGACACGAACAGACTCCCATCTGCTTTCCAAGTCTTTATACGATGCCGTGATTTTCGACATGGACGGCGTTGTCACGGATACCGCGAGCCTGCACGGCAAGGCCTGGAAGGAAATGTTCGATCAGTTTCTGGAATATCATGCCCGGCAGACGGGCCGGCAGCAGGCACCTTTTGATCTTGGCCATGACTATCTGCAATACGTGGACGGAAAACCGCGTTTTGACGGAGTGCGGAGTTTTCTTGCGTCGCGAGGCATTGCACTTCCCGAAGGAAGCCTTGAGGCTCCTCCGGGGGTGGACAGCGTCCATGCATTGGGGAACAAGAAAAACGCGCTTTTCGGAAAGATGCTGGAGGATGAGGGGGCGGTGGCCTATCCAGGTACGGTTCAACTGATTCAAAAATTGCATCAAGCCGGAATGAAGACAGCTATCATCTCGTCAAGCAAGAATGCTGAAAAGATATTGCGTTCCGCAAAAGTGTTGGATCTCTTTGAGGCGAAAGTAGATGGAGTGGACTCGCTGAGATTGGGAATACCCGGAAAACCCGCGCCGGAGATCTTTTTACAGGCAGCGCGTGAACTCGGCGCCGAACCAAAACGTGCCGTGGTTGTGGAGGATGCAATTTCAGGAGTGCAGGCCGGGGAGGCCGGGGGATTTGGACTGGTCGTCGGCGTCAATCGAGGGAGCGATCCTGAGGATTTGCGAAACAATGGCGCCCATATCGTTGTTTCGGACTTGTCGGAACTGGATGTATCCGCGACATAA
- a CDS encoding MBL fold metallo-hydrolase, with product MKVCFLGVGEAFDEHYPNASVLVSVNEKNRERHVLLDCGFTAPAAFYLHAPRGARPDVIWLSHFHGDHFLGLPLLLLRFHDEKRSNPLTIVGQAGVRDLVSAAFDLAYPGFKNKIEYTLEFVEVNQDTKMELSGFQWSFALNNHSAGAPCLSVRLDRMSASLVYSGDGQSTPQTHALAFRAGLLVHEAYGLEDNKPGHATVAQCIDFAIKAKVNQLALVHLNRMVREEHANRIRAMLHDVNQVKAFLPEPGVTMEIQ from the coding sequence ATGAAAGTCTGCTTTCTTGGCGTAGGCGAGGCCTTTGATGAGCATTATCCGAACGCTTCCGTGCTCGTATCCGTCAACGAGAAGAACCGGGAGCGGCATGTCCTGCTGGATTGCGGGTTCACCGCCCCTGCAGCTTTTTACCTCCATGCCCCCAGAGGCGCTCGACCTGATGTGATCTGGCTGTCTCATTTCCATGGAGATCATTTTTTGGGCTTGCCTTTGTTGTTGCTGCGGTTTCACGATGAGAAGCGCTCGAATCCACTGACCATTGTCGGCCAGGCCGGGGTGCGGGATCTGGTGTCGGCCGCATTTGATTTGGCCTATCCTGGTTTCAAGAACAAGATCGAATATACTCTGGAATTCGTCGAGGTGAACCAGGACACGAAGATGGAACTGAGCGGTTTCCAGTGGTCCTTTGCTCTCAACAATCATAGTGCCGGAGCACCTTGTCTTTCCGTTCGGCTGGATCGTATGTCTGCGTCCCTGGTATACAGCGGGGATGGTCAATCCACGCCACAGACACACGCGCTGGCCTTTCGGGCAGGATTGCTGGTTCACGAAGCGTATGGGCTGGAAGACAACAAACCCGGACACGCGACAGTGGCCCAATGTATTGATTTCGCCATCAAAGCCAAGGTCAATCAATTGGCCTTGGTTCACTTGAATCGCATGGTCCGCGAGGAACACGCGAATCGGATTCGGGCAATGCTGCATGACGTCAACCAGGTTAAAGCCTTTCTTCCCGAACCGGGCGTCACCATGGAGATACAATGA
- a CDS encoding acylphosphatase produces MNEAKNLSLTGWVRSLHDDRLEVLIQGTEENIQLFRVHLLQGPPLSKVENMECKWIEYEKSFSDFEVRQ; encoded by the coding sequence ATGAATGAAGCGAAAAACCTTTCCCTGACAGGTTGGGTTCGGAGCCTGCACGATGATCGCTTGGAAGTTTTGATCCAGGGAACCGAAGAAAACATTCAGCTTTTTCGCGTTCATCTTCTTCAAGGCCCTCCATTGAGTAAAGTGGAAAACATGGAATGCAAGTGGATTGAATATGAAAAAAGCTTTTCCGACTTTGAGGTGCGTCAGTAA